The genome window AACCAGCTGGGCAAGATGCACGATACCCGGCCTAAAAAGCTTAAGATCAACGCCTGGGTATTCGTGTCTGGCGCCCAGGCTGGCGCCAAACTGGTGACCGTAATAACTGATCCGGCTCCCGATGCCAAGCCCGCCGTGTGGGATGGCCTCGACGTGGTGGCCGCCGTGAAAGGCCAGTATGGGAAGTGGGTGGAAATCAGCAATGAGCTAACCGTGCCCGAGAGTGTGACACCCACCAACAAGTTTCAGATGTACCTATGGCGCACCGGCGGTTCGGCCCCGGTGTACTTGGATGACCTGACCGTAACGGCTGTTGAGTAAATACCTGGCAGCAGGTAGTAAAAAGTCCGGCCGGTGCGGCTTCCTGATTTGGGGGAACTGCACCGGCCGGACTTTTCAGTGGTCAAGGACTATTTCGCTAGCGGAGAGCCGTTGAGCACGGGTTGCTGCTGAGCATCAAGCCAGTACACGTGGGTACTGCGGGGCCGGATCAGCAGGTCATCCACCACAATATCGGCTCCACCCATTTCTACCTTTACTCGGTTGGCCGGGTTGCGCAGGCGAATGGGCAGGCTGAAGCGGGCCCAGTCGCCGTGGATTTCAGTGGATTCCTTCAGAGACAAGTCCAGGCGTTCCAGCTCTTGACCTTCGGGCGTTAGCTGCCGGTAGCTGATGTAGGGCAGCCAGTCGGAAGTTTTGGCGTAGGCCCAGATGCTCAGTTCGTAGGTTGTTGTGTCCGTTGCGCCGGGCAGGGAACCATCGAAGATGGGAAGCATGCCTTTGGCGGCGTGGGCGGCGCCAGGGCGGGTGAAGCTTACGCCGCCCGGCGCAGTTTTCTCCTGAAAGCTGCGCCAGATAACCGCCGGTCCGGGGGCCGTGCGCCACAGTTCCCCCTCGCGAAGCAGCTCCGCCTGGTGGGCCGTAAACCAGGCGCGCTCGGTGGCCGGCCGCTGGGTAGTAAAGGCCGAGAGCGGCAGCTCATAGAGCTGAACCAGGGGCGTTTCCGTCAGCAGCTTTGCCCCGCGCCGGAGCAAGGCTTGCTCGGCGGGCCGCAGGGCGTCACGGCGGGAGGCTACCACCAGCAGTGGCTGCTGAGAGGGTAGGCGGCTAGGCCACGATTTAGGCGTTAGGTCAGAGGAAAACAGCTCTAGCAGGCGTAGCGTCTGCTCCGTGGAGGTGCGTGACATCATGGTGGCGGCCACCGGCCGGTGCAGGCTGAGTGCCGCCCGGAAGCTTTCGGCCGCGCTTACGTCGATGATACCTGACAAGTCAAACTTCTCGGAGCCCAGCGAAAAGTACGGCATAGGTAGAATAGCCTGGTACTGATCGGGGTAGTGGCCGGAGCGGGCGAGGAGCTCGGCGTAGTTGTTGCCGGGCCGGAGGAAGGTATCGGCCACGCGGTTAGCCAGCAGGGGTCGGGTAATAGCTTCTAACTGATACTTCGCTTCTAACCCCCAGACGAGCAGCACTATCACCATGATCAGCTGCCCTACCCGGGCCGCACCGCGCTGGCGCAGAAACCGGTAGAGCTGCCAGTACTGCACGGCGGCCAGCACCGCGGCTACGTAATAGAAAATCCAGGTAAAGCGGCCCAGGGAGCGGAATTGCTTAAGTGCGGGCAGCCAGTCTAGCAAGGGCTCGAAGCCGGGTAGCTTAAAAGGCAGACACATGGCAAAGGCCAGCACCAGCCCCGCGGCCCATACGGTGGGTTGCAAAGAATTGGGGAGGGTGGGGCGCAGCACCCGCCGCCAATGGCGGTGTACCAGGTGCCAGCCTACGCGTACTATCCACAGCACTAGGCCCAGCACTACCGGCAAGCCCACGTAGGCCACGCCTTCAAAAGCAGGGTCGCCGGTATGGAAAATAAACCGAAAGACGGACTTAAATGGCTCAATAGCCGGCCCGAACACGGCGGCCGGACTGGAGTGGTACACAAAGAAGCCGTAAGGGTTGGTGGGCCGATCGGTGATGGGGTCGAGCCAGCTGATCCAGGCCTGAAAAAGCACCACCGGCAGCAGCCCCGTAGCCAGCAGCCAAGCCGGCATATGCCACCACCGCGGCAGCCGGCTTGCGGCCTGTTGCACCAGCAGCACCAGGGCCGTAGCGGCGGGCAGCAGCAGCGCGTGCAGCAGATAATACGGATGGATCAGGGCCAGCAGCACCGTGGCCAGGGTATACAGGGCTACCCACCGAACCCGAGCCGGCAGCGTAGCCGCTTCCGTTACGCGCAGCTGCACGTACCAGAGTAGCGGCACTACCACCGGAATAGCCAGAGTATAGTGCCCCCCAATGCGGTGAAACTGGGGTGAAAGAAAGACAATGCACAGGGCGCTAAGGGTGGAAAACCAAGGCGCTACCCCGCCCCGCCGAATTAGGGTGTACACCAGCGGAGTAGCCGGCACCGAGGAAAGCAGCACCGTAAGGTTGAAAACGCCCAGGGCATCGTGCAGGCTTAGCCCAAACAAGTTTTTCCAGACCTTGAGAATCCAGGCTAGCAGTGGGAAGCCGTCGGTGAAGAGAAGCAGCTCACCGTAAGGGTAGTGCATGCCCGTAAACTGCATTCCGTGGTCGGCCTGCAGGTAATAGAGCAGGGAAAAGTACGACTTAAGACCGTCGCCGCCGGTGGTGAACAGGTACTGGGAAGGATGCAGGAGCAGGGGCCCAACCCGAAGCCAGAGTATAATCAGGTGAAGCGCTACCAGTGCTGCCAGCCAGTACCGGTCGGTAGTGGTAGGGCGCGGTAGTGTTCGGGGCGAAATCATAGGGCGGAGTCAGAAGCCAAGGAATCGGAAGGGGGGCGCACGGGGCGCAGGTCGGCCAGGCCCGGGTCAGTTTCCCGAACCAGGTAGGGTGGACGCTGCTTGGCCTGCACGAAGAGCTTACCCAGGTACTCGCCCATGATGCCCAGCACCAGCAGCTGAATGCCCCCAATAAAGAGCACGCTGATTAGCACGGAGGCCCAGCCCGGCACGGCATCCTGGGTGAACACCAGAATATAAAGCGCATATAAGGCGTACAAAAACGCTAGCACCGAGATGCCCATGCCGGCCAGGGTAGCGAAATGCAGGGGTCGAACACTAAACGAGGTAATACCATTGAGGGCCAGCTTCACCATTTTGCGGACCGTATACTTGGTTTTGCCTCGGAAGCGCGCATCCGGCGTGTAAGCCACGCGCTTCTGCCGGAACCCCACCCAGTGCACGAAGCCCCGCAGGAATAAATCCACGTCAGGGCTGTTGCGCACGGCCTCGGCTACCCGCCGGTCGATCAGGCGGTAATCGGCCGTGCCGGGCTCAAAATCAACGCTCGACAGACTGTTCATCAGGCGGTAGAAGGCGGCCGAGGTTTGCCGCTTCAGCCACGGCAGGCGCTCATCGTCGGCACGCTGGGTATATACAATATCGTAGCCATTAAGCCAGTGCCCTAGCAACTCAGGCAGCAACCGGGGTGGGTGCTGCAAGTCGGCATCCAAGGAGATAATACAGTCGCCGGTGGCATAGTCAATGCCCGCGCGCAGGGCACTCTGGTGGCCGAAGTTGCGCGAAAGCAGGACGTAATGAATTTCGGAATCCTGGGCCCGTAGTTCCCGCAGAATGCGCTGGGTGCCATCCGTGCTGCCATCATCCACGAAAATAAGCTCCCGCTCATAGCGGCCCGGCAGGTGCTCTTTTACCCGCGCCGCTATTTCCGGTAGGTTTTCCTCCTCATTATAGGCCGGAATAACAACGGATATCTTCATGCAAGCAAGAACCTCTAAAATGCGGAACGCGGAAAGGAGCGACCATGGATAAAAAGGGGTGCCCGCGGTGGTCAAAACTACGGGATATCCCGTGAAGTGCCACATCCTTATCGTGCTTTAGCACTCCGGCTTGGCCGGCCTCCAGGAGCTTCTATCTTTGCCGGGCTCCTTACGGCCTTATTGCTACGTATGCTGAAATTTTGCTTTCCCCGGCTGCTGGGTGCCACTTTGTTAGCGGGAGCTACGGCGTGCTCAGCCCCCGCCCCTAGCGCTGCTTCTGTCGAACAGATTACCTTTAATGACTTTGAAGCCCTAGACGGCTGGGGTACTCCCATTCCGTCCCTGACTACCGAGCAAGCGCACTCCGGCCGGTTTTCAATAAAAGTGGATGGCGCGCAGGAGTACAGCTTCAACTATTCCAACGCCTTGGGGAAGGCCAGCACCAACCGCATCAGCAAGCTGATGATAAACGGCTGGGCCATGCGGGCCGGCAAAGATGGCACTGCCACGCTGGTAATCGAAATAACCGACCCCGCCCAGAACCGCAAACAGCTGTTCTGGCAGTCCATCAATTTCGCCGATGAACTCAAGGAAGTAAACCAGTGGCAGCCCTTCAAACGGGAGTTTGTTTTACCCGCTGGCCTCACGGCCGATAAGGAGCTGCGCGTGTACCTATGGCGCAACAGTGCCGCCCAACCCGCCTACCTCGACGACCTGACCCTAACCCGTCTGGAATAGATAGGCCTGAATCATACTGAAGCACTACTAGATTCAGTATGAGTCTTTGTTGCCTACTAACTGATTGGTTTAGAGTAGGAATCCTGTTGCTGTCCGGCGCTTTCGTCAGCCAATTTCTTTTTGACTTGCTATGCTTAAACATGCCTTTACTGCGGCGTTGCTCCCGGCTCTGTTGCTGACCGGTTGCTCCTCGAATCCTGAAGCGGAAGTGACGGCTGGCGCGCAGCCTCTCGCCGCTACCAGCTTCGAGAACTTAGATGGCTGGCTGGCCGATTTGCCCGCCCGCACCACGCTCACCCGCGACAAAGCCCACACGGGCAATTACAGCACCATGGTAGGCCCGGGGCAGGATTTCAGCTTGGGTTACATGAACGCGCTGAGCCGCCTCTCCCCCGAGTGGCCCGGCCAACTCACTATAGGAGGCTGGGTACTGCTGCCCAGCGAGCAGGCCGCCGCCAAACTGGTTACCGAGGTGAAAGGCCCCACGGATAAAGAACCTTCTCTGCTTTGGGTGGGAGTTGATTTGGCGAAAGCGGCCAAGGGATTCAACAAATGGCAGTACGTGGAGCAAACCATTACCCTACCCGCTACCGCCAAGCCCGATAGCCGCCTGCTGGTGTACTTATGGCGCGCCGACAGCAAAGAGCCCGTCTACCTCGACGACCTGAAAATCACGCTGGCCGGTCAGAAATAACTTGTCTGCAACTGATAGATCAGGCAGCAGCGGCGGAAAATTGTTTATTTCTGCTACTGCTGCCCGATCTGTGTTGTGAGGGCGCTGCTTAGTTTACTACCTCCACCGGCAGGCGCAAGCGCACGGGCCAGTCGCGGTAATCTTTGCTGATGAGGCTGATTTCGAAGGTATAACGACCCGGCTGGCGTGGCGCCTGCAGCGGCACGGTTTGCGTCCAGGGCTGCCAGACGTCAACTTCCAGGGCTACTTCCATGGGGTGCGTGTCGGAAGGCCAGTCGTGCGACTTGTAGAATGCCGTGCGCAACAGGGTGGGGTGGGGAACCCGCGTGCCTGAGTGCAGGGGCTGGGCTGCCGGGGGTACGTTTATCTGCACCTGTACCGTTTGCTGGCGGCCGGCCCGCCACGTAGTCGG of Hymenobacter sublimis contains these proteins:
- a CDS encoding glycosyltransferase family 2 protein — encoded protein: MKISVVIPAYNEEENLPEIAARVKEHLPGRYERELIFVDDGSTDGTQRILRELRAQDSEIHYVLLSRNFGHQSALRAGIDYATGDCIISLDADLQHPPRLLPELLGHWLNGYDIVYTQRADDERLPWLKRQTSAAFYRLMNSLSSVDFEPGTADYRLIDRRVAEAVRNSPDVDLFLRGFVHWVGFRQKRVAYTPDARFRGKTKYTVRKMVKLALNGITSFSVRPLHFATLAGMGISVLAFLYALYALYILVFTQDAVPGWASVLISVLFIGGIQLLVLGIMGEYLGKLFVQAKQRPPYLVRETDPGLADLRPVRPPSDSLASDSAL